A DNA window from Trypanosoma brucei brucei TREU927 chromosome 11 chr11_scaffold01 genomic scaffold, whole genome shotgun sequence contains the following coding sequences:
- a CDS encoding Tb-291 membrane associated protein, putative, which yields MWNFLIDIKNAARRTVAPTRDELAAAPEQKQQRSAAMSSGFSLLEEHVVGWMNKLTSSPVVLDSGAGSAELAGEYEKPPPLLCLAEEKRTSLEPEELFRYITESVSLITLTSKRIHGEAQFLLQLSLEEKITHTSDFLSVYTWWEDAVDQRLRKCELIFEEYKVQPGLINVENIVHLQQRINSIWETCTADMGTVKKIGTLLREEKYDLINQVGNDIPSEFAHQHDQNNDKTAKHRIIGSEAQPTGNKNSSLLHAQCTQESRVHTGEYVQNECTNKISTSSGKLHPRINESDTPAKKGKMRQHDGKEHLIRICKTSDNSEEETHLRAEEEARLRAEEEARLRAEEEARLRAEEEARLRAEEEARLRAEEEARLRAEEEARLRAEEEARLRAEEEARLRAEEEARLRAEEEARLRAEEEARLRAEEEARLRAEEEARLRAEEEARLRAEEEARLRAEEEARLRAEEEARLRAEEEARLRAEEEARLRAEEEARLRAEEEARLRAEEEARLRAEEEARLRAEEEARLRAEEEARLRAEEEARLRAEEEARLRAEEEARLRAEEEARLRAEEEARLRAEEEARLRAEEEARLRAEEEARLRAEEEARLRAEEEACCGHSPHFSKLFAVLEHEEGVCRSIVCRKQADEYLTVYQKYIVSTSVSFVDEDESDHSENPSIVARLESVAAPSDRQDAGSVVGKSRIVKAKADILVDDEGEEWDDW from the coding sequence ATGTGGAACTTTTTAATAGACATAAAGAACGCGGCTCGGCGCACGGTTGCCCCAACGCGAGACGAGCTCGCCGCTGCACCTGAACAGAAACAGCAACGAAGTGCAGCAATGAGCTCGGGGTTTTCCCTCCTCGAGGAGCACGTCGTCGGTTGGATGAACAAACTCACATCATCCCCTGTTGTACTCGACTCTGGCGCTGGCAGTGCCGAACTGGCTGGCGAATATGAAAAACCGCCACCACTTTTATGTCTTGCGGAAGAAAAGCGTACATCTCTGGAACCAGAAGAATTGTTTCGATACATTACGGAGTCTGTCAGTCTTATAACTCTCACTTCCAAACGTATCCACGGAGAGGCGCAGTTCCTCCTTCAATTAAGCctagaggaaaaaataacgCATACAAGTGACTTTCTCAGCGTCTACACCTGGTGGGAAGATGCCGTGGATCAGCGTCTCCGCAAGTGTGAATTGATCTTCGAGGAGTACAAAGTGCAACCTGGGTTGATAAATGTAGAGAACATCGTTCATCTTCAACAGCGCATAAACAGCATTTGGGAAACATGTACAGCGGATATGGGAACTGTAAAAAAGATTGGAACGCTGTTGAGAGAGGAAAAGTACGACCTTATTAACCAAGTGGGCAACGACATCCCTAGCGAGTTCGCACATCAGCACGACCAGAATAACGATAAGACCGCGAAGCATCGCATTATAGGATCAGAGGCTCAACCcacaggaaacaaaaacagtagCTTGCTACACGCTCAATGCACACAGGAAAGCAGAGTTCACACAGGAGAATACGTACAAAATGAAtgcacaaataaaataagcaCCAGCAGCGGCAAACTCCATCCTCGAATTAACGAAAGTGACACACCTGctaagaaagggaaaatgagaCAACACGATGGTAAAGAGCATCTTATTAGGATTTGCAAGACGTCAGATAACTCCGAGGAAGAGACACAcctgagagctgaagaggaagcacgtctgagagctgaagaggaagcacgtctgagagctgaagaggaagcacgtctcagagctgaggaggaagcacgtctcagagctgaagaggaagcacgtctgagagctgaagaggaagcacgtctgagagctgaagaggaagcacgtctgagagctgaagaggaagcacgtctgagagctgaagaggaagcacgtctgagagctgaggaggaagcacgtctcagagctgaagaggaagcacgtctcagagctgaagaggaagcacgtctgagagctgaagaggaagcacgtctcagagctgaagaggaagcacgtctcagagctgaggaggaagcacgtctgagagctgaagaggaagcacgtctcagagctgaagaggaagcacgtctgagagctgaagaggaagcacgtctgagagctgaagaggaagcacgtctcagagctgaagaggaagcacgtctcagagctgaagaggaagcacgtctcagagctgaggaggaagcacgtctgagagctgaagaggaagcacgtctgagagctgaagaggaagcacgtctcagagctgaggaggaagcacgtctcagagctgaagaggaagcacgtctgagagctgaagaggaagcacgtctgagagctgaagaggaagcacgtctgagagctgaagaggaagcacgtctgagagctgaagaggaagcacgtctgagagctgaagaggaagcacgtctgagagctgaagaggaagcacgtctcagagctgaggaggaagcacgtctgagagctgaggaggaagcacgtctcagagctgaagaggaagcacgtctcagagctgaggaggaagcatgCTGTGGGCACTCACCCCATTTTTCTAAGCTTTTTGCGGTTCTTGAGCATGAGGAAGGAGTTTGTAGGAGCATCGTTTGCCGGAAGCAAGCAGATGAATATCTTACTGTCTACCAAAAGTATATAGTTTCTACCTCAGTTAGTTTCGTTGATGAAGACGAGAGTGACCACTCCGAAAATCCTAGTATTGTTGCTCGCTTGGAGAGTGTAGCTGCTCCTTCTGATAGGCAGGATGCGGGCTCTGTTGTTGGTAAATCACGCATTGTGAAAGCCAAGGCAGATATACTAGTTGATGATGAGGGGGAGGAGTGGGATGACTGGTAG
- a CDS encoding methionyl-tRNA formyltransferase, whose product MRQCISRCGHSVARACFWSHISSFLVNRRSRSSTTDPPAPSTMVGCVEQVTITGNGDKTRGTPNCAFTVCGMSKPPSIIFFGGDIVSLVALKALHNRLQLIMDARPLQEKGCSAATGSEKSQLVVVCPFLPADPFTVFKQYRRQYPVARYCVEHGIPLVPVDHPTSMAKSKTLEYLLHPKHLPTPVISGVAQVDHIAGRPLEMFDVAVVVSFRYFLPNKLLEKLRFTVNLHPSLLPRYRGASPIFAPLLRGDDKGGVSVIKLPPRGMFMDGGDVLLQRTIPIPPEMTIREYFPSVTEQGAEALCECLFGKVPVAPALSSPPGCLHLGPAVASGYCDWPRTFNALWNAAWKQGHDLHFTKDPWHAPLLKRESAVIYWHKVTADEAYGIWRAFVGGEYFSPTINATLDKGATPVRGQLIKRLLSRTVCELEKQTVWHRGDQLSGERCNEGLPKEQQRDGHGGGGTDEGGNAVQRKDITVASSKPSEKVDDAEDAGSHDHFRHRLLVRCTFTDAVYPQGTPSAVQWELQRLEQGTVTHFRNLHDCGDCGSNAPTTESFIEAGSAYFPKSAEDICAVKCRVGWFLWNAVVLEGSRKQSAGLLRKGMAMKTGVLYPRLFVVQANDKGKCSSRDIGGRSASNANATVTACRSNLASC is encoded by the coding sequence ATGCGGCAGTGCATATCGAGGTGTGGACATAGTGTGGCAAGAGCTTGTTTCTGGAGccacatttcttcctttctggtAAATCGTCGATCGAGAAGCAGCACCACCGATCCACCCGCCCCCTCCACTATGGTGGGATGTGTCGAGCAGGTCACGATCACCGGCAATGGCGATAAAACGAGGGGTACGCCGAACTGTGCTTTTACTGTTTGCGGAATGTCCAAACCCCCTTCCATCATTTTCTTCGGTGGTGATATTGTCTCGCTAGTAGCTTTGAAGGCTCTTCACAACCGCCTTCAGCTAATCATGGATGCTCGTCCCCTTCAGGAAAAAGGGTGCAGCGCGGCAACCGGTAGCGAGAAATCCCAACTTGTGGTTGTttgtcccttccttcctGCCGATCCTTTCACAGTGTTCAAACAGTACAGGCGTCAATACCCCGTGGCGCGATACTGTGTAGAGCACGGCATACCCTTAGTGCCTGTTGACCACCCGACGTCTATGGCGAAAAGTAAAACACTGGAATACCTGCTGCATCCCAAGCATTTGCCAACGCCTGTCATTAGCGGTGTGGCGCAAGTCGATCACATCGCGGGGCGACCCCTGGAGATGTTTGATGTAGCAGTCGTGGTGTCGTTTCGGTACTTCCTGCCGAACAAACTACTTGAGAAATTGAGATTCACCGTCAATTTGCATCCCTCTTTGTTGCCGCGGTATCGTGGCGCAAGTCCTATCTTTGCTCCGCTGCTTCGGGGGGACGACAAGGGTGGTGTTAGCGTTATCAAACTTCCACCGAGAGGGATGTTTATGGATGGCGGAGATGTGTTGCTTCAGCGAACTATACCAATACCACCGGAGATGACCATCCGAGAGTACTTTCCCAGCGTGACTGAGCAGGGCGCGGAAGCGCTCTGCGAGTGCCTATTTGGTAAGGTCCCTGTTGCGCCTGCACTCAGCTCACCTCCAGGATGTCTTCATCTCGGCCCAGCAGTAGCCAGTGGCTACTGTGATTGGCCACGGACATTCAATGCATTGTGGAATGCGGCGTGGAAGCAAGGGCACGACCTCCACTTCACAAAAGATCCGTGGCATGCGCCTCTTCTGAAAAGAGAATCAGCCGTTATTTACTGGCACAAAGTCACCGCGGACGAGGCCTACGGAATCTGGAGAGCGTTTGTTGGGGGTGAGTACTTCAGTCCAACCATCAACGCCACGTTAGACAAGGGTGCGACCCCCGTGCGAGGACAACTAATAAAACGGCTGTTGTCCCGTACGGTATGCGAACTAGAGAAACAAACGGTGTGGCACCGCGGTGATCAACTCAGCGGAGAAAGGTGCAATGAGGGACTTCCGAAGGAACAGCAGAGAGATGGGCATGGCGGCGGTGGGACGGACGAGGGAGGTAACGCAGTTCAGCGAAAAGACATCACAGTGGCCAGCAGCAAACCGTCAGAAAAAGTAGACGATGCCGAGGATGCTGGGTCTCATGACCATTTCCGCCACCGTCTTCTCGTTAGGTGTACCTTCACGGATGCTGTTTACCCTCAAGGCACCCCCAGCGCTGTCCAATGGGAGCTTCAGCGATTGGAGCAGGGGACTGTCACGCATTTTCGGAACTTGCATGACTGTGGCGACTGTGGCTCAAACGCCCCCACCACGGAAAGCTTTATTGAGGCAGGCAGCGCTTACTTCCCCAAGTCGGCGGAGGACATATGTGCTGTCAAGTGTCGTGTAGGTTGGTTCCTATGGAATGCTGTTGTGTTGGAGGGGTCACGCAAGCAGTCAGCAGGGTTATTGCGGAAAGGAATGGCCATGAAAACTGGAGTACTGTATCCGCGCCTCTTCGTGGTCCAGGCAAATGATAAGGGCAAGTGCTCTTCAAGGGATATCGGTGGCCGTAGCGCTTCTAACGCAAACGCTACGGTAACTGCGTGTCGGAGCAACCTGGCATCCTGTTGA
- a CDS encoding ATP-dependent DEAD/H RNA helicase, putative — MGIKGRRKRQREREAKAANGKAGLDNEYVEEGEEEVDSGADDVMVMGSGPFRPPVGPHGKLLIKKTELYNMQDTEYLDRLAEEHANRRTTHLRKTRSREGQKDTASETDKLLLHHFDNEEDFQTLFNTGGAKAGTRLSNITEVLDDEARVRRVRKKVETGARFNHPLIGVNENVVQALQQEGFCRMTPIQERVIPYALQGYDLLGQAQTGSGKTLAFCVPVLHSIIGLVSKRPNVTYSLMLSPTKELCVQTHDVLRGICQHISSDIAAFSVHLITGGTKVSEERRQLNSGVSIVVGTPGRIHDHVQHCSGWDLSRLRALVLDEADRMLADGFQRSLDAIVQRLPRSRQTYLFSATNSKSIGELARLSLSRKPLFITTTGSAPIPVQLGTEAFDSAVAAGCVDAASATFPPYCSYDDPDVDDQLKRGRASDTGGNEAGGDIKPIPDTLRQFCHITPVHERLLCLYAFVKRVARTSKAMVFCSTVASTIFHFQMLGSVGFHNEVIMLHGQMKHRQRVAAFQAFNEWTTGVLLCTDVAARGLDIPDVEWILQYDPPLDPTEYVHRIGRTARAGNVGNALLFLTPEEAGFVRYLSKFGISLEKYPMPAKLPPIQMKLEHVLQLDPIVAKSSVSAFRAHVGAYQSHLLQNIFNVHRLDLEGLARSFALSAVPSVSLPSSSVEEKQQEYVKGKLKSLNKRRMEAKRYYEAQKTKKQWTEDGQFVGMAFPKS, encoded by the coding sequence ATGGGCATCAAGGGTCGTAGGAAGCGCCAACGGGAGCGAGAGGCAAAAGCTGCCAATGGCAAGGCAGGATTGGACAACGAGTACGTggaagaaggggaggaagaagTCGACTCCGGCGCCGATGATGTAATGGTGATGGGAAGTGGCCCGTTTCGCCCACCGGTAGGTCCTCACGGTAAGTTGCTTATTAAGAAAACAGAATTGTACAACATGCAAGACACGGAGTATCTCGACCGCCTCGCAGAAGAACACGCCAATCGCCGCACAACACATCTTCGAAAGACAAGGAGCAGGGAAGGACAGAAAGACACTGCTTCTGAGACGGATAAGTTGCTGTTGCATCATTTTGACAATGAAGAGGATTTCCAGACCCTTTTCAACACTGGGGGTGCGAAGGCAGGTACGAGACTTAGCAACATCACTGAAGTTTTGGATGATGAAGCCAGAGTTCGTAGGGTACGAAAGAAGGTTGAGACTGGTGCACGATTTAACCACCCGCTTATTGGGGTTAATGAAAACGTTGTTCAAGCACTTCAGCAGGAGGGATTTTGCCGAATGACACCCATTCAGGAGCGAGTTATACCCTATGCCCTTCAGGGCTACGATCTCCTCGGTCAGGCGCAGACTGGTTCAGGGAAAACACTAGCCTTCTGTGTGCCGGTGCTTCATTCCATCATCGGTCTCGTAAGTAAGCGGCCGAATGTCACGTACAGTTTAATGCTTTCCCCCACCAAAGAGCTGTGCGTACAAACACATGATGTGCTGAGGGGGATATGTCAACACATTTCTAGTGATATTGCTGCGTTTTCCGTACACCTCATTACTGGGGGTACAAAAGTGTCAGAGGAACGGCGGCAACTTAACTCAGGCGTTTCCATAGTGGTTGGAACGCCGGGACGTATACATGACCATGTTCAGCATTGCTCGGGGTGGGATCTCTCCCGGCTACGCGCTCTCGTTCTGGACGAAGCAGACCGAATGCTGGCCGACGGTTTTCAGAGAAGCCTTGATGCCATTGTTCAGCGACTGCCGCGCTCCCGTCAGACGTATTTGTTTTCAGCAACTAACTCGAAGTCTATTGGGGAGTTGGCCCGGCTTTCGCTTTCTCGCAAGCCACTCTTCATCACGACAACAGGCAGTGCCCCGATTCCGGTACAATTAGGTACCGAAGCTTTTGATTCTGCGGTAGCTGCGGGTTGTGTTGATGCTGCATCTGCCACCTTTCCACCGTACTGCTCTTATGATGATCCGGATGTTGATGACCAGCTTAAAAGAGGGCGAGCGTCAGACACTGGTGGCAATGAGGCGGGAGGTGACATCAAACCCATTCCGGACACTCTTCGACAGTTCTGCCACATTACCCCTGTGCATGAACGCTTACTCTGCTTGTACGCGTTTGTCAAGCGCGTTGCCCGCACATCGAAGGCGATGGTGTTCTGCTCTACGGTGGCCAGCACTATATTTCACTTTCAAATGTTGGGATCCGTTGGGTTCCATAATGAAGTGATAATGCTGCATGGACAAATGAAGCACCGCCAGCGCGTGGCGGCATTTCAAGCGTTCAATGAATGGACAACCGGCGTGCTGCTTTGTACCGACGTTGCCGCTCGCGGTTTAGATATTCCGGATGTGGAGTGGATTCTGCAGTACGATCCCCCTCTTGACCCCACAGAATACGTGCATCGCATTGGGCGCACAGCTCGCGCTGGTAATGTCGGTAATGCGTTACTGTTTCTGACTCCTGAGGAGGCGGGCTTTGTGCGTTACCTCTCAAAGTTTGGTATTTCACTTGAAAAGTACCCAATGCCAGCCAAGCTCCCCCCCATCCAGATGAAGTTGGAACACGTACTGCAGTTGGATCCCATCGTGGCGAAGAGTTCCGTAAGTGCGTTCCGAGCTCACGTGGGCGCATACCAGAGTCACCTCCTTCAAAACATATTCAACGTTCACCGGCTAGACTTGGAGGGACTGGCGCGGAGCTTTGCCCTATCAGCGGTGCCGAGTGTCTCACTCCCAAGCAGCTCCGTGGAAGAGAAGCAGCAGGAGTATGTTAAGGGGAAGTTAAAGTCCCTGAACAAACGTCGGATGGAGGCGAAGAGGTACTACGAggcacagaaaacaaaaaaacagtggaCAGAAGATGGGCAATTTGTTGGAATGGCTTTTCCGAAGTCTTAA